From a single Micromonospora pallida genomic region:
- a CDS encoding transposase, whose product MAPPKKYPDELRIRAVELWRESDPRPPIVQLARDLDVHPEALRTWIRQDEIERGERPDPRAERLSETEAEELQRLRAENAELRRVNEILTAASAFFASQLDQQRRLL is encoded by the coding sequence ATGGCGCCGCCCAAGAAGTATCCGGACGAGCTGCGGATCCGCGCGGTGGAGCTGTGGCGGGAATCCGATCCACGGCCCCCGATCGTGCAGCTCGCCCGGGATCTCGACGTCCACCCGGAGGCACTGCGGACCTGGATCCGGCAGGACGAGATCGAGCGCGGCGAGCGACCGGACCCGCGCGCCGAGCGGCTGTCGGAGACCGAGGCGGAGGAGCTGCAACGGCTCCGGGCCGAGAACGCCGAACTCCGCCGGGTGAACGAGATACTGACCGCAGCGAGTGCCTTCTTCGCCTCGCAACTGGATCAGCAGCGTCGGCTTCTGTGA
- a CDS encoding MMPL family transporter has protein sequence MTRSSADAPSTRRPSAFERLGGWAYRRRWIAVVLWVLVLAGVTVAAQAVGSDYRNDFSLPGTESQKSLDLLEERAPVQSGESIQIVFERETGLRDPGTQGRIEVMLAEVKELPHVAGVQSPYEGYGISEQGTIGYATVALDGQAADVPTDDVRKIIDAAGEAEGEGLRVELGGAPIRAAQEGGGGGAEFAGMIAALVIMVILFGSIVAASLPLVIAIFAVGSAIGLIGLASHVATIADFTAPLMMLVGLGVGIDYALLIFSRYRSELLKGVERRQAAINAQDTAGRTVFFAGCTVILALIGLVVLGLGSLQGVAVAVAMTVLVTMLSSLTLLPALLSIVGGRIEKGVQKRLAKGRGAEGAQWRRWVTWVQKYRWLNALVPLGILVALAVPVVNMNLGFADAGNDPESTHSRQAYDLLAEGFGPGFNGPLIVLADGSPEDAARAQSAIASTEGVATAVPPNAIGENLSLIIVLPESKPQDQETMDLVDRLRENVLPPVAEETGARYLIGGSTAATVDFSEAVAAKMPIFVLVVVGLSTLLLVLVFRSLLIPLFAAVLNVLSVGVALGVMTLVFQDGRLGVEPGPIEAYVPVMIFAVAFGLSMDYQVFLLSRMQEEWERSKDPTEAIREGIATTGKVVTAAGAIMVVVFAAFMLSPTRMLQQFGLGLAVAILADALLIGCLILPALMQIFGRKAWWLPRLLRRALPRVALEHPGAGADADVDAEEPTREEVREPVRV, from the coding sequence ATGACCAGATCTTCCGCCGACGCGCCGTCGACACGGCGCCCGAGTGCCTTCGAACGGCTGGGCGGCTGGGCGTACCGGCGTCGCTGGATCGCGGTGGTGCTGTGGGTGCTCGTGCTGGCGGGGGTCACCGTCGCCGCCCAGGCCGTGGGCAGTGACTACCGTAACGACTTCTCGCTGCCGGGTACCGAATCCCAGAAGTCCCTGGACCTGCTCGAGGAGCGGGCACCGGTGCAGTCCGGAGAGTCGATCCAGATCGTCTTCGAGCGCGAAACCGGGTTGCGCGACCCCGGCACGCAGGGCCGGATCGAGGTGATGCTCGCCGAGGTCAAGGAGCTGCCGCACGTCGCCGGCGTGCAGAGCCCGTACGAGGGCTACGGCATCTCGGAGCAGGGCACCATCGGTTACGCCACCGTCGCGCTGGACGGCCAGGCCGCCGACGTGCCGACCGACGACGTCCGCAAGATCATTGACGCCGCCGGCGAGGCCGAGGGCGAGGGGCTCCGGGTGGAACTCGGCGGCGCGCCGATCCGCGCGGCGCAGGAGGGCGGCGGTGGCGGCGCCGAGTTTGCCGGCATGATCGCCGCACTGGTCATCATGGTTATCCTGTTCGGATCGATCGTCGCGGCCAGCCTGCCGCTGGTGATCGCCATCTTCGCCGTGGGTTCCGCGATCGGCCTGATCGGTCTGGCCTCGCACGTGGCGACCATCGCCGACTTCACCGCGCCGCTGATGATGCTGGTCGGCCTGGGCGTCGGCATCGACTACGCCCTGCTGATCTTCTCCCGGTACCGCTCCGAACTGCTCAAGGGGGTGGAACGGCGGCAGGCGGCGATCAACGCCCAGGACACCGCCGGTCGGACGGTCTTCTTCGCCGGCTGCACGGTCATCCTGGCCCTGATCGGACTGGTCGTACTGGGTCTCGGCTCGTTGCAGGGCGTCGCGGTGGCGGTCGCGATGACTGTCCTGGTCACCATGCTCTCGTCGCTCACCCTGCTCCCCGCGCTGTTGTCGATCGTGGGTGGCCGGATCGAGAAGGGTGTGCAGAAGCGGCTGGCGAAGGGGCGCGGCGCCGAGGGCGCGCAGTGGCGCCGCTGGGTCACCTGGGTGCAGAAGTACCGCTGGCTGAACGCGCTGGTGCCGCTGGGCATCCTGGTGGCCCTCGCGGTTCCCGTGGTGAACATGAACCTGGGCTTCGCCGACGCCGGCAACGACCCGGAGTCCACCCACAGCCGTCAGGCGTACGACCTGCTGGCCGAGGGCTTCGGGCCGGGCTTCAACGGGCCGCTGATCGTGCTCGCCGACGGCAGCCCGGAGGATGCGGCCCGCGCCCAGAGCGCCATCGCCTCGACCGAGGGCGTGGCCACCGCCGTCCCGCCGAACGCGATCGGCGAGAACCTGTCGCTGATCATCGTCCTGCCCGAGTCCAAGCCGCAGGACCAGGAAACCATGGACCTGGTCGACCGGCTGCGGGAGAACGTGCTGCCGCCGGTGGCGGAGGAGACCGGCGCCAGGTACCTGATCGGTGGCAGCACCGCCGCCACGGTCGACTTCTCCGAGGCGGTGGCGGCCAAGATGCCGATCTTCGTGCTCGTCGTGGTCGGCCTTTCCACGCTCCTGCTCGTCCTGGTCTTCCGGTCGCTGCTGATCCCGCTCTTCGCAGCGGTGCTCAACGTGCTCAGCGTGGGCGTGGCGCTGGGCGTCATGACCCTGGTCTTCCAGGACGGACGACTCGGCGTCGAGCCGGGCCCGATCGAGGCGTACGTGCCGGTCATGATCTTCGCGGTGGCCTTCGGTCTCTCCATGGACTACCAGGTCTTCCTGCTCTCCCGGATGCAGGAGGAATGGGAGCGGAGCAAGGACCCGACCGAGGCGATCCGGGAGGGCATCGCGACGACCGGGAAGGTGGTGACCGCGGCCGGTGCCATCATGGTGGTGGTCTTCGCCGCCTTCATGCTCAGCCCCACCCGGATGCTCCAGCAGTTCGGGCTCGGGCTGGCGGTCGCGATCCTCGCCGACGCCCTGCTCATCGGCTGTCTGATCCTGCCCGCCCTGATGCAGATCTTCGGGCGGAAGGCGTGGTGGCTGCCGCGCCTGCTCCGGCGGGCCCTGCCCCGGGTCGCCCTGGAGCACCCCGGCGCCGGCGCAGATGCCGATGTCGATGCCGAAGAGCCCACCCGTGAGGAGGTCAGGGAGCCCGTCAGGGTCTGA
- a CDS encoding multicopper oxidase family protein, with product MRPLRRVLIVATVAVVLLCSAGVAGVAWMFNSKTISTAGEIEFVHALPVPPLAPSTVDGQGRRVFELRAQTGRHDFGDRTADTWGFNGAYLGPTLRAARGEQVLVNMHNELDEETTVHWHGMHLPARMDGGPHQMVPAGQSWHPTWKVDQPAATLWYHPHPHGETAKHVYRGLAGMFIVDEPTSSVGGLPDRYGVDDVPVIVQDKRFSRNGNLREGNTLFSSVGLIGDTIVVNGATAPYLDVTTERIRLRVLNASNARVFDFGFADDREFALVGTDGGLLTQPYRMKKVMLSPGERAEIVVDVRPGERTVLRSFAPDLGADSMTERLNGGEDTFDVLELRAADRLEESPELPSRLADIPRLDPKEAAETRKFTLSGTRINGEAMDMDRIDLTVTKGTTEVWELTSQEALQHNFHVHDVQFQVIDVAGAKPPPHLSGWKDTLYLRPNTKFRIIARFADHSDPNMPYMYHCHILYHEDEGMMGQFVVVEPGQKAGTPGGNHGGHGGGHQGHG from the coding sequence ATGCGCCCGCTCCGGCGAGTGCTGATCGTCGCCACGGTCGCCGTGGTGCTGCTCTGTTCGGCCGGTGTGGCCGGAGTGGCCTGGATGTTCAACTCCAAGACCATCTCCACCGCCGGCGAGATCGAGTTCGTCCACGCGCTACCGGTGCCACCGCTCGCCCCCTCCACAGTGGATGGACAGGGACGGCGGGTCTTCGAGCTGCGAGCCCAGACCGGACGGCACGACTTCGGTGACCGCACCGCCGACACCTGGGGCTTCAACGGGGCGTACCTCGGCCCGACCCTGCGCGCGGCCCGTGGCGAACAGGTCCTGGTGAACATGCACAACGAGCTGGACGAGGAGACGACCGTGCACTGGCACGGCATGCACCTGCCGGCCCGGATGGACGGTGGACCGCACCAGATGGTGCCGGCCGGCCAGAGCTGGCACCCCACCTGGAAGGTGGACCAGCCGGCGGCCACGCTCTGGTACCACCCGCACCCGCACGGGGAGACCGCCAAGCACGTCTACCGTGGACTCGCCGGCATGTTCATCGTGGACGAGCCGACGAGCTCGGTCGGCGGACTACCCGACCGGTACGGCGTGGACGACGTGCCGGTCATCGTGCAGGACAAGCGTTTCTCCCGGAACGGGAACCTCCGCGAGGGCAACACGCTGTTCAGCAGCGTCGGCCTGATCGGCGACACGATCGTGGTCAACGGTGCTACCGCCCCGTACCTGGACGTCACCACGGAACGGATCCGCCTCCGGGTGCTCAACGCCTCCAACGCTCGGGTCTTCGACTTCGGCTTCGCCGATGACCGGGAGTTCGCCCTGGTCGGCACGGACGGCGGCCTGCTCACCCAGCCGTACCGGATGAAGAAGGTCATGCTGTCCCCCGGTGAGCGGGCGGAGATCGTGGTCGACGTCCGTCCCGGCGAGCGGACGGTGCTGCGCAGCTTCGCGCCGGATCTCGGCGCGGACAGCATGACCGAGCGGCTCAACGGCGGCGAGGACACCTTCGACGTCCTCGAGTTGCGTGCGGCCGACCGGCTCGAGGAGAGCCCCGAGCTGCCGTCCCGACTCGCCGACATCCCCCGGCTGGACCCGAAGGAGGCGGCCGAGACCCGGAAATTCACGTTGAGCGGTACCCGGATCAACGGCGAAGCCATGGACATGGACCGGATCGACCTCACGGTCACCAAGGGCACCACCGAGGTGTGGGAGCTGACGAGCCAGGAGGCCCTCCAGCACAACTTCCACGTCCACGACGTCCAGTTCCAGGTGATCGACGTCGCCGGGGCCAAGCCCCCGCCGCACCTGAGCGGCTGGAAGGACACGCTGTACCTGCGCCCGAACACGAAGTTCCGGATCATTGCCCGGTTCGCCGACCACTCCGACCCGAACATGCCGTACATGTACCACTGCCACATCCTGTACCACGAGGACGAGGGGATGATGGGCCAGTTCGTGGTGGTCGAGCCGGGGCAGAAGGCCGGCACCCCGGGCGGTAACCACGGCGGGCACGGCGGCGGGCACCAGGGACACGGCTGA
- a CDS encoding FAD-binding oxidoreductase, with product MTPEEAALFDGSFPASIVPGGEYHPPLPRLDPMLDAAPDGSASRSAEAVARRLRHQFDGRLHLPGETGYDLGRLAWRRDLDQQPLLVAEVADAADVARAVIAAREFDVPVGVQATGHGTVRPTDDGVLLNLSRMAYVDIDPVRATARVGGGARWGDVVAAAARFGLAPISGSSPAVGVAGYTLGGGVGWLSRRHGFAADSLLRAEVVTAAGNRLVAGPDDDVDLWWALRGGGGNFGVATELLLRLYPVGQVYGGVAYFPGERAGEILACHRDQAADLPDELTTALSLLRLPDAATVPEPLRGRTVVALRVCHTGPEAWGRRALAPLLAVAGPPLWGGYAPMTWPGAAAVLDDPQPRPQIVREHTDLFQGMSDELIDVLLAEIGGPGTNRSPISAINLRHVGGAMGRPLPDGGPSGHRDATYALIAIAPHLCAAQLPVARGYLAAFARRLRPYATGGVLLNLLSDPSRTMAAYRPADLGRLAALKRIYDPENIFHRNHNIPPGP from the coding sequence GTGACCCCGGAGGAGGCCGCGCTGTTCGACGGCTCCTTCCCCGCCTCGATCGTTCCCGGCGGTGAGTACCACCCGCCGTTGCCCAGGCTGGACCCGATGCTCGACGCCGCACCGGACGGCTCAGCTTCGCGCAGCGCGGAGGCCGTCGCCCGGCGGCTGCGTCACCAGTTCGACGGTCGCCTCCACCTGCCCGGCGAGACCGGCTACGACCTCGGCCGGCTGGCCTGGCGGCGTGACCTCGACCAGCAACCCCTGCTGGTCGCCGAGGTGGCCGACGCGGCCGACGTGGCGCGGGCGGTCATCGCCGCCCGCGAGTTCGACGTGCCGGTCGGGGTCCAGGCGACCGGACACGGCACGGTACGCCCGACCGACGACGGCGTGCTGCTCAACCTGTCCCGGATGGCGTACGTCGACATCGACCCGGTCCGGGCCACCGCCCGGGTCGGCGGGGGTGCCCGCTGGGGAGACGTGGTGGCCGCCGCCGCCCGGTTCGGGCTGGCCCCGATCTCCGGCTCCTCGCCCGCGGTGGGGGTGGCCGGGTACACCCTGGGCGGCGGGGTGGGCTGGTTGTCCCGCCGGCATGGGTTCGCCGCCGACAGCCTGCTCCGGGCCGAGGTGGTGACCGCCGCCGGCAACCGGCTGGTCGCCGGCCCCGACGACGACGTCGACCTGTGGTGGGCGCTGCGCGGCGGTGGCGGCAACTTCGGCGTCGCCACCGAACTCCTGCTCCGGCTCTACCCGGTCGGGCAGGTCTACGGCGGGGTGGCGTACTTCCCCGGCGAACGGGCCGGGGAGATCCTGGCGTGCCACCGCGACCAAGCCGCCGACCTGCCCGACGAGCTGACCACCGCGTTGAGCCTGCTCCGGCTGCCGGACGCGGCGACCGTCCCGGAACCGTTGCGCGGCCGGACGGTGGTGGCGCTGCGCGTGTGCCACACCGGTCCGGAGGCGTGGGGGCGGCGGGCACTGGCCCCCCTGCTGGCCGTGGCCGGCCCGCCCCTGTGGGGTGGTTACGCCCCGATGACCTGGCCGGGTGCCGCCGCCGTCCTGGACGACCCGCAGCCCAGGCCGCAGATCGTCCGCGAACACACCGACCTGTTCCAGGGGATGAGCGACGAGCTGATCGACGTGTTGCTCGCCGAGATCGGCGGCCCCGGGACGAACCGCTCCCCGATCTCGGCCATCAACCTGCGGCACGTGGGCGGGGCGATGGGGCGACCACTGCCCGACGGTGGGCCGTCCGGCCACCGGGACGCGACGTACGCGCTGATCGCCATCGCCCCGCACCTGTGCGCCGCGCAACTGCCGGTCGCCCGGGGCTATCTGGCGGCGTTCGCCCGGCGGCTGCGCCCGTACGCCACCGGTGGGGTGTTGCTGAACCTCCTCAGCGACCCGAGCCGGACGATGGCCGCGTACCGCCCGGCGGATCTGGGCCGGTTGGCCGCCCTCAAGCGGATCTACGACCCGGAGAACATCTTCCACCGCAACCACAACATTCCCCCAGGCCCCTGA
- a CDS encoding pirin family protein, with protein sequence MPAITVEDVLVLPRLPRLDESTTAFRPVRRMITAPSGFEGEGFPVRRAFAGVPMHELDPFLHLDQMGEVEYAPGEPKGTAWHPHRGFETVTYIIDGVFDHQDSHGGGGTITNGDTQWMTAGSGLLHIEAPPEHLVVSGGLFHGLQLWVNLPRVAKMNPPRYQDIRGKESVLLTTPDGGALLRVIAGEVAGHQGPGSTHTPITITHVTVQPGAEVDLPWQPDFNALVYVLGGRGTVGTDRRPIHTGQLAVHGPGDALRFAADLQQETRTPALDLYIMGGQPIREPVAHYGPFVMNTREELIQAFEDFQAGRLGVIPTERVPHTDGPGQP encoded by the coding sequence ATGCCCGCCATCACCGTCGAGGACGTCCTCGTCCTGCCCCGGCTGCCCCGACTGGACGAGTCGACGACCGCGTTCCGGCCGGTCCGCCGCATGATCACCGCGCCGAGCGGCTTCGAGGGCGAGGGTTTCCCGGTCCGCCGGGCCTTCGCCGGGGTCCCCATGCACGAACTGGACCCCTTCCTCCACCTCGACCAGATGGGTGAGGTGGAGTACGCCCCCGGTGAGCCGAAGGGCACCGCCTGGCACCCCCACCGCGGCTTCGAGACCGTCACCTACATCATCGACGGCGTCTTCGACCACCAGGACTCCCACGGTGGTGGCGGCACCATCACCAACGGCGACACCCAATGGATGACCGCCGGCAGTGGCCTGTTGCACATCGAGGCCCCGCCGGAGCACCTGGTGGTGAGCGGTGGTCTCTTCCACGGGCTCCAGCTCTGGGTCAACCTGCCCCGGGTGGCGAAGATGAACCCCCCGCGTTACCAGGACATCCGCGGCAAGGAGTCCGTGCTGCTGACCACCCCCGACGGGGGCGCGCTGCTGCGGGTCATCGCCGGCGAGGTGGCCGGACACCAGGGGCCGGGCTCGACGCACACCCCGATCACCATCACCCACGTGACGGTGCAGCCGGGCGCCGAGGTCGACCTGCCCTGGCAGCCGGACTTCAACGCCCTGGTCTACGTGCTGGGCGGTCGCGGCACGGTCGGCACCGACCGCCGGCCGATCCACACCGGCCAGCTCGCGGTGCACGGGCCGGGCGACGCGCTGCGCTTCGCCGCGGACCTCCAGCAGGAGACCCGGACCCCGGCACTGGACCTGTACATCATGGGCGGGCAGCCGATCCGGGAACCGGTGGCGCACTACGGGCCGTTCGTGATGAACACCCGCGAGGAGCTCATCCAGGCGTTCGAGGACTTCCAGGCCGGCCGGCTCGGGGTGATTCCGACCGAGCGGGTGCCGCACACCGACGGACCCGGCCAGCCCTGA
- a CDS encoding phospholipase D family protein yields MTVREWFLTTGERANPVSELPVWTGGNLAEPLIHGAAYFDRLVDEVEALEAGDQLFFTDWRGDPDERMRPDGPTVAQLFARAAQRGVVVKGLVWRSHLDVLAYSEDENRSLSEAISAAGGEVLLDQRVRRGGSHHQKLVVLRHPGRPGRDVAFVGGIDLCHSRRDDAAHHGDPQAIRMSPRYGARPPWHDVQLAVRGPVVGALDTAFRERWTDPMPLDSENPLAYLRDRLRRADLSPDPLPAQPPDPAPCGPHHVQVLRTYPAVRPRYSFAPDGERTVARGYTKAVRRARRLIYLEDQYLWSKEIAELFAEALRANPDLHLVAVVPRYPDVDGRLALPPNTVGREQALSLCQEAAADRVHVFDVENHDGAPVYVHAKVCVVDDVWASVGSDNFNRRSWTHDSELSCAVLDETRDERAPADPAGHGDGARRFARELRLRLLREHLDRPEDGSGDVDLLDPADVVAAVTAAADALQRWHDAGRVGPRPPGRLRPHRPKRLPWYTRLWALPAYRLVYDPDGRPLRARLAGTW; encoded by the coding sequence GTGACCGTGCGGGAGTGGTTCCTGACCACGGGGGAACGCGCCAACCCGGTGTCAGAATTACCCGTCTGGACCGGGGGAAACCTTGCCGAGCCGTTAATTCACGGTGCGGCGTACTTCGATCGGCTGGTCGACGAGGTCGAGGCGCTCGAGGCCGGCGACCAACTCTTCTTCACGGACTGGCGGGGCGACCCCGACGAACGGATGCGGCCGGACGGCCCGACCGTGGCCCAGCTCTTCGCCCGGGCGGCCCAGCGGGGCGTGGTGGTGAAGGGCCTCGTCTGGCGGTCCCACCTCGACGTGCTGGCCTACAGCGAGGACGAGAACCGCAGCCTGAGCGAGGCGATCTCGGCGGCCGGCGGTGAGGTGCTCCTGGACCAGCGGGTCCGCCGGGGCGGGTCGCACCACCAGAAACTGGTGGTGCTGCGCCACCCCGGCCGACCCGGGCGCGACGTGGCGTTCGTCGGCGGCATCGACCTGTGCCACAGCCGTCGGGACGACGCCGCGCACCACGGCGATCCGCAGGCGATCCGGATGTCCCCCCGGTACGGCGCCCGGCCGCCCTGGCACGACGTGCAGCTCGCGGTGCGCGGCCCGGTGGTCGGCGCGCTGGACACCGCCTTCCGTGAGCGGTGGACCGACCCGATGCCGCTGGACTCGGAGAATCCCCTGGCCTACCTGCGGGACCGGCTGCGCCGGGCGGACCTGAGTCCGGACCCGCTGCCGGCCCAGCCCCCGGACCCGGCGCCCTGCGGCCCGCACCACGTGCAGGTGCTGCGCACCTATCCGGCGGTGCGCCCCCGCTACTCGTTCGCCCCGGACGGGGAGCGCACCGTGGCCCGTGGCTACACCAAGGCGGTACGGCGCGCCCGACGGCTGATCTACCTGGAGGACCAGTACCTCTGGTCGAAGGAGATCGCCGAGCTGTTCGCGGAGGCGTTGCGGGCCAACCCGGACCTCCACCTGGTCGCGGTGGTGCCCCGCTATCCGGACGTAGACGGGCGGCTTGCGCTGCCACCCAACACAGTCGGCCGGGAACAGGCGCTGTCGCTCTGCCAGGAGGCCGCCGCCGACCGGGTGCACGTCTTCGACGTGGAGAACCACGACGGCGCTCCGGTCTACGTGCACGCCAAGGTGTGCGTGGTCGACGACGTGTGGGCCAGCGTGGGCAGCGACAACTTCAACCGCCGCTCCTGGACCCACGACAGCGAGCTGTCCTGCGCCGTGCTGGACGAGACCCGGGACGAGCGCGCCCCGGCCGACCCCGCCGGCCACGGCGACGGAGCCCGCCGCTTCGCCCGGGAGTTGCGGCTGCGCCTGCTGCGGGAGCACCTGGACCGGCCCGAGGACGGCAGCGGTGACGTCGACCTGCTGGACCCGGCGGACGTGGTGGCGGCGGTCACCGCCGCCGCCGACGCGCTCCAGCGGTGGCACGACGCGGGGCGCGTCGGCCCCCGGCCGCCGGGGCGGCTCCGCCCGCACCGGCCCAAGCGGCTGCCCTGGTACACCCGCCTCTGGGCGCTGCCGGCGTACCGGTTGGTCTACGACCCGGACGGCCGTCCGTTGCGTGCCCGCCTCGCCGGCACCTGGTGA
- a CDS encoding SigB/SigF/SigG family RNA polymerase sigma factor: MTAPTITKAATTGAPAATEKPDPRALTDSAADLLNAMAALPADHPSRAALRDRAIEAWLPLANHLAHRYSGRGEPTDDLAQTAAVGLIKAIDKFDPSRGVDFAGYAIPTIIGELKRHFRDRTWDIRVPRRLQELRLAISDANSSLLQTLGRSPTVADIASHLNLTEEEVLEGLEGARAYNAVSLSTPTGDGDRATELGDMLGGEDNEFELAELRVALGPALATLDEREQKILTLRFYGNLTQSQIAEQIGVSQMHVSRLLARALTKLRGQLDGTY; this comes from the coding sequence ATGACCGCGCCAACGATCACGAAGGCGGCGACCACCGGCGCACCCGCCGCCACCGAGAAGCCGGACCCGCGCGCCCTCACCGACAGTGCGGCCGACTTGCTCAACGCCATGGCCGCGCTGCCCGCCGACCATCCGTCGCGGGCCGCCCTGCGCGACCGGGCCATCGAGGCCTGGCTCCCGCTCGCCAACCACCTCGCCCACCGGTACAGCGGACGGGGCGAGCCCACCGACGACCTGGCGCAGACCGCCGCCGTCGGCCTGATCAAGGCGATCGACAAGTTCGACCCGAGCCGGGGTGTCGACTTCGCCGGGTACGCCATTCCGACCATCATCGGTGAGCTGAAGCGGCACTTCCGGGACCGCACCTGGGACATCCGGGTACCACGCCGCCTCCAGGAGCTGCGGCTGGCCATCTCCGACGCGAACAGTTCGCTGTTGCAGACGCTGGGCCGCTCGCCGACGGTGGCCGACATCGCCAGCCACCTCAACCTCACCGAGGAAGAGGTGCTGGAGGGCCTGGAGGGGGCCCGCGCCTACAACGCGGTGTCACTCTCCACCCCCACCGGCGACGGCGACCGCGCCACCGAGCTGGGCGACATGCTCGGCGGTGAGGACAACGAGTTCGAGCTGGCCGAGCTGCGGGTGGCGCTCGGTCCGGCGCTCGCCACGCTCGACGAGCGGGAGCAGAAGATCCTCACCCTCCGGTTCTACGGCAACCTCACCCAGTCGCAGATCGCCGAGCAGATCGGTGTGTCGCAGATGCACGTGTCCCGGCTGCTGGCCCGGGCGTTGACCAAGCTACGCGGACAGCTCGACGGCACGTACTGA
- a CDS encoding APC family permease has protein sequence MPAVLLFTLSAAAPLTVAAGVLPTAYAVTGVGALSAAILAVAVLLGLFSVGYLAMSRRMTHVGAFHAYVARGLGRPAGVGAAWVALIVHNVLQVGLYGAVGAATAPLLARWVGGTPAWWLVALAAWALVAVLGGSGVTVGRRALAVLLLAEVAVLLAFDVGHLLHPADGLPGPDAFSPAHLLTPGAGALLVVATVGFVGFESAVLLREESRDARTVPAATCLAVGIVGVVLAFSAWTLTVATGPDRVAAVAGEQGVDLLFTLAGEQLGPGAVGLGRVLLVTSVLAALVSLHHTTARYAFALGRERLLPAPFGETSPRTGAPRLASAAQSVVGFVVIVGCASAGLEPVRHLFYGAMATGALGMLLLTTATSFAVLAFFSREVTDENLWRRAVAPALTTVALVAVVVLALADVTVLLGVGPDSPLRWAVPAVFPLTATAGTLWALLLRSRRPRAYARIGLGPESAAADLPDG, from the coding sequence GTGCCCGCGGTGCTGCTCTTCACGCTCTCCGCGGCGGCCCCGCTGACCGTCGCGGCCGGGGTGCTTCCCACCGCGTACGCGGTGACCGGGGTGGGTGCCCTCAGCGCGGCGATCCTCGCGGTCGCGGTGCTGCTCGGCCTCTTCTCGGTGGGCTACCTGGCGATGTCGCGGCGGATGACGCACGTCGGCGCGTTCCACGCGTACGTGGCCCGGGGTCTCGGCCGGCCGGCCGGGGTCGGCGCGGCCTGGGTGGCCCTGATCGTGCACAACGTGCTGCAGGTCGGGCTCTACGGGGCGGTCGGCGCGGCCACCGCCCCGCTGCTGGCCCGCTGGGTCGGAGGCACCCCGGCCTGGTGGCTGGTGGCGTTGGCCGCCTGGGCGTTGGTCGCCGTGCTGGGTGGGTCCGGGGTGACCGTCGGCCGGCGGGCCCTGGCCGTCCTGCTGCTGGCCGAGGTCGCGGTGCTGCTCGCGTTCGACGTCGGGCACCTGCTGCACCCGGCCGACGGACTGCCCGGGCCGGACGCTTTCTCCCCGGCCCACCTGCTCACCCCGGGGGCTGGGGCGCTGCTCGTCGTCGCCACCGTCGGCTTCGTCGGGTTCGAGTCCGCCGTGCTGCTGCGGGAGGAGAGCCGGGACGCGCGGACGGTGCCCGCCGCCACCTGCCTCGCGGTGGGGATCGTCGGGGTGGTGCTGGCGTTCTCCGCCTGGACGCTGACCGTGGCCACCGGGCCGGACCGGGTCGCCGCGGTAGCCGGCGAGCAGGGTGTCGACCTGCTCTTCACCCTGGCCGGGGAGCAGCTCGGACCCGGCGCCGTCGGCCTCGGGCGGGTGCTGCTGGTGACCTCCGTCCTGGCCGCGCTGGTCTCGCTGCACCACACCACCGCCCGGTACGCGTTCGCCCTGGGGCGGGAACGGCTGCTCCCCGCGCCGTTCGGTGAGACCTCGCCGCGCACCGGCGCCCCCCGACTGGCCTCGGCCGCGCAGAGCGTGGTCGGGTTCGTGGTGATCGTCGGGTGCGCGTCGGCCGGGCTGGAGCCGGTCCGACACCTCTTCTACGGCGCCATGGCCACCGGCGCGCTCGGCATGCTGCTGCTGACCACGGCGACCTCGTTCGCGGTGCTCGCCTTCTTCTCCCGCGAGGTCACCGACGAGAACCTCTGGCGGCGGGCGGTCGCCCCGGCCCTGACGACGGTTGCCCTGGTGGCGGTCGTCGTGCTGGCGCTGGCGGACGTCACCGTGCTCCTCGGCGTCGGACCGGACTCCCCGCTGCGCTGGGCGGTCCCGGCGGTCTTCCCGCTGACCGCGACGGCGGGCACGCTCTGGGCGCTGCTGCTCCGGTCCCGCCGGCCCCGGGCGTACGCGCGGATCGGCCTCGGTCCGGAGAGCGCCGCCGCCGACCTGCCGGACGGGTGA